Sequence from the Candidatus Angelobacter sp. genome:
GCTTCAGGAAGGCCAGCAGCTCGCCCCGGGCGCCAATGTCGCGCGCGTGGCCAATCCCGCAAAGCTGAAAGCCGAAATCAAAATCTCGGAAACGCAGGCGAAAGACATCGCTTTGGATCAGAAGGCGCTGGTGGACACACGCAACGGAGTAATCCCCGGACACGTCGTCCGCATTGACCCGGCCGCCCAGAACGGAACCAGAACCGTGGACGTTGCATTGGACGGCCCCCTTCCCAAAGGCGCCGTCCCGGACTTGAGCGTGGATGGCACCATCGAACTCGAACGGCTCAATGAAGTGATGTTCGTCGGCCGCCCGGTGCAAGGCCAGCCCGACAGCACTGTCGGAATTTTCAAAGTAATCAATGGTGGCAAAGAAGCCGTGCGTGTGCCGGTCAAACTCGGGCGCAGTTCGGTCAGCACGATTGAAATCGTCGAAGGCTTGCAGGTCGGCGACAAGGTGATTCTGTCCGACATGTCGGCCTACGATACGCACACGCGGGTCAGGGTGAACTGAAGCGGGTGGGTCGTCCGCGGCTGGCGATCAGCCGGACACATCATGAACCGAAGGCGACAGCAGAGTGGCCGCGACAAGTCGGCCACGGCAAATCGAAAAGCATGAATGATCTCAAATTCGCCTTCCGACAGTTGCTGAAGAATCCCGGCTTCACGGTTGTCGCGGTGGTGACGCTCGCGCTCGGCATTGGCGCGAACACGGCGATCTTCCAACTTCTGAACGCCGTGCGTTTGAAAACACTGCCGGTATCGAAGCCCCAGGAACTGATGGAAGTGCGGATTGTGGGGGGGAACCCGGGCCTGGGAATTTCTGACAGCGCGAATGCGGAGCTGACCTACCCGCTCTGGGAACAGCTTCAAAAACGCCAGGGGACGTTTGCCGGAATTTTTGCATGGGGCAGCGGCGAACTTCCCGTCGGCAGCGGCGTCGAGACGCGAATGACGAGATGCCTGTGGGCGAGCGGTGATTTTTTCTCGGCCCTCGGAGTTGCTCCCGTTCGCGGCCGATTGCTAAGCCCGGAAGATGACCGGCGCGGCGCGGGACCGGGTGGCGTGGTGATCAGTTACGGGTTTTGGCAAAGCGAGTTTGGCGGCGAAGAGTCTGCTATTGGCAAATCGCTGACGCTGGGCGACCGCACTTTCCAGGTCGTCGGTGTGACGCCCCCGGCCTTTTTCGGACTCGAAGTGGGAAATCAATTCGACGTGGCTCTGCCGCTGACCACACGTGAATTGTGGTGGGACAACGTGCTGGATCGGACAGACGCCTGGTGGCTGCGTGTCATGGGCCGCTTGAAAAGCGGCTCGAATCTCGCGCAGGCCGCCGAATACGTGAAAACAATCAGTCCGGGCATCATCGAGGCCACATTGCCCGTGGGTTATGGCGCGGGGACTGTCGAATCGTATCGAAAATTCCAGCTGTCCGCGTTTCCGGCCGGCACCGGCGTGAGCCAGTTGCGGGCCGACTACGAAAAGTCACTGTGGTTGCTGTTTGGAATCACCGGACTCGTTCTCCTGATCGCCTGCGTGAATCTCGCGAACCTGACCCTGGCCCGCGCGAGCGCGCGAGCGCGGGAAATTGCTGTGCGCCTCGCCGTCGGCGCGTCGCGCGCGCGGCTCGTCCGGCAATTACTCTCCGAAAGTCTTCTGCTGGCCGGGTTCGGCGCGGTCGCGGGCGCCTGGCTCGCGCATTTTTTGAGCCGGAGCGTTGTCTGGTTTCTCAGCACACAAGGAAACCGGCTCTCCATCGATCTGCACGCGGACTGGCGCGTGCTCGCTTTCACAAGCGCCGTCGCGATTTTGACCTGCGTGTTCTTCGGGCTCACGCCTGCGATCCGTTCAGCCCGGACCGCGCCGGCGGTCGCGCTCAGCGCCATCGGACGTGGCACGACCGGCAATCGCGAACACCTGGCCCTTCAGCGTGGACTGACGATTCTGCAAATGGCCGTTTCGCTCGTACTCCTTTCCGGCGCGTTGTTGCTGGTGCGAAGTTTTTGGAACCTGACCACGATGCGTCCGGGCTTCCGACAGGACGGCGTGTTCGTCACTCGCGTAAACTTCGCGCGCGTGAATCTGCCGGCGGGACGTCGCGCTGCGTTCAAAACGGAACTGCTGGACGGGGTACGATCCATTCCGCGCGTTGAAGCGGCGGCGCTCACGACTCATGTTCCGGTCATCAGCGGCAGTTGGACGATGGGCGTGCGCGTGACCGGCGCGCGGGGAGAGAAGGAAGGCTGGTCCAAGGTCGCGTGGGTCAGCCCCGATTACTTCCGGACGCTGGAGATTCCGATCCTCACGGGCCGCGACATTTCCAAAACCGACACGACGACTTCACCCAAAGTGGCGCTCGTGAACGAGACCTTTGTCCGGCAGTGGCTTGAAGGCGCGAATCCAATCGGCGCGCGGGTTCGAACGGGAGCGGAACCGGGCTATCCGGAAGCGACCTACGAAATCGTGGGTGTCGTCAAGGACACGAAATACGGGAATCTGCGCAATGAAATTCCACCCATTACGTTTGCGCCGGCGTCGCAGATTCCCGATCAGGGGACCTGGGCTACCATCGTCGTTCGCTCCTCCGCGCCGTTGCCGGGAATTATCGCCGCGGTCCGGCGGCGACTCGGAGAAGCGTATCCTGCGATCCGCATGGAAACGAGCGTCTTGAAAACACAGATTCGCGAAGGATTGGCGCGCGAGCGGTTGCTGGCATGGCTCTCGGGATTCTTCGGTGTTCTGGCGGCAGTGCTGGTGATGGTCGGGCTGTACGGGTTGGTGTCCTACACAACATTGTTGCGCAGAAACGAACTGGGCGTTCGCCTGGCCTTGGGCGCTCAGAGAAGCAAAATCTTGTGGCTCGTTCTTCGACAGGGACTCAAGTTGGCGGCCATCGGTATCGGCGTCGGTCTTGTTGGTGCACTCGCGCTGACGCACTTTTTGAGCAGCCTGCTCTTTGATTTGAAGGCGACGGACCCGGCGACGCTGATCCTTACTTCACTGCTTCTTGTAGCGGTGGCTTCGTTTGCGTGTTGGCTACCAGCGCAGCGCGCGGCCAAAATCGGTCCGATGGAGGCATTGCGGTACGAGTGATGAGGGATTAGAGGCGAGGGGCGAGAATAACCGGAAGAAACATGAGCAAAAAGTTGAAAAGCTACAAAGACCTCGTTGTTTGGCAGAAGAGTCTTACTCTGGTGAAGCTGGACTATCAGCTTACGAGATCCCTTCCCGCAGATGAAAGGTTTGGCCCGGTTTCGCAGATTCAGTGCGCGGCAGAGTCCGTGCCCTCGAACCTCGCGGAAAGTCACGCCCTCAATACGACCGGCGAGTTCATTCAATTCATTTCTAACGCTGAAGGTTCGCTGGCCGGATTGTTGACGCAGTTGATCGTCTCGATAGAACCTGGTTTCTGTGCCGCCGATGGAGCACAGCCATTGCATCGGTTGATTGAAGAAATTCAGAAAATGGCGAACGCTCTGCGCCGTTCCCTCGCCTCTTGCCCCTAATCTCTCGCCCTATGCAAGACCTCAGATTCGCCTTCCGCCAGTTGCTGAAGAACCCCGGTTTCACCACCGTGGCAGTGCTCACCCTCGCGTTGGGCATCGGCGCCAACACCGCCATCTTCAGCGTGGTCAATACGGTCTTGCTCAGGCCGCTGCCCTATCGCGAACCCGACCAACTGGTGCAGTTGCGCATGGACTGGTCGGGCAAACCCAGCACCCTCATTGGCAGCGCCACGTACGTTGAAGTGAAAGCCCAGAGCCAGTCGCTGGCGCGCATCGCCGCCTACAGTGGCGGCGACATGACCCTCACGGGGGTCGGATCGGTGGAACGAGTCGTGTCCGGCGCAGTGACGGCGGATTTTTTTCCACTGCTCGGCATCCAGCCGGCGTTGGGACGCAACTTCACCCGGGAAGAGGACAAGCCCAACGGCCCAAAGGTGGCCATTCTGGGACACGGCCTCTGGCAGAGCCGATTTGGCGGCGATGCTAACGTGCTGGGCCGGACGATCACGTTGAACCAACAAAGTTACACCGTCGTGGGCGTTCTTCCGGCGCGCTTCCAATATCCCGAACAGTTTCAACTTTGGACTCCTCTGGCGCTTGGTGAAACGGGGGGGACCTTCGTGGCGTATGGCGAAGGCATGATGCTACTGAAAGCCATTGCCCGATTGAAACCTGGCGTGACGCTTCAACAGGCGCAAACCGAATTGCAAACAATTGCGCGGCGTAGTCAGTCAAGGGGACCGACGGCGACCCGGGGCGGCGAAGGTGACGGTGGCGGTGAGGGTGTTTTGACCCTGATCGGACTGCACGAGCAGGTCGTCGGCGATGTGAAGGGAATGTTGCTCGTGTTGCTCGGCGCGGTCGCGTTGGTCCTCCTCATCGCCTGCGCGAATGTCGCCAACCTCCTGCTCACGCGCGCGGCCGCGCGGCAACGGGAGATGGCCGTCCGCGCCGCGCTCGGAGCCGGACGGCTGCGGGTTGCCCGCCAGTTGCTCACGGAAAGCGTGCTGCTTTCCATGGCGGGCGGCGGTCTGGGTCTATTGATGGCGTTCTGGGGCGTCCGGGCGTTCGGGCAATGGAGCGGCGCGAGCTTGCCGGTGATGCACGCTATTGGCATCGATGCGTGGGTGCTGGCGTTCACGCTCGGCGTGTCGGTGATCACCGGATTGGCGTTCGGACTCGCGCCGGCGGTTCAAGCCTGGCGCACAGACGTCAACGCCGCGCTCAAGGAGGAGGGCCGCGGAGACACGGGCAAACATCGCAGCCGGCTCCGGCATCTTCTGGTCGTTTCGGAGGTGGCGCTCGCGCTGGTTCTGCTCATCGGCGCCGGGTTGTTGCTCAAAAGCTTTTCGCGGTTGCTCGACGTCAATCCGGGCTTCCGGGCCGAGGGCCTGTTGACCTTCCAGGTAAATCTGACGGGCGAGAAATCCTCGCCCCAGAAAGTCAACTTCATTGAACAAGTCGTCGAGCGGTTGAAGGCGCTGCCCGGCGTGCAGGCGGCCGCCGCCACGGATACCCTGCCGCTTACCGATTTTTCGCGCATTGCCGTGGCGGATGTCGAGGGCCGGCCACCGATTGACTTCCGAACGGCAAAACGGGAGGACGTGATTCCGCTTTCAAGACCGACGGTCACTGTAGGTTACTTCGATGCGATGGGCATTCCGTTGAAGAGCGGACGCACGTTCACGTCGCAGGATGCGCGTCCAACGGGAGGATCGGTCGTCGTGAACGAGTCGTTTGAGAAACAGTATTTCCCCGGCGAAAGCGCCATCGGCAAACGCATCCGTCTGGCGGCGAGTCCGGGTAAGACGGCGCGCTGGCAGACGGTGGTGGGCATTGTCAGCGATGTGCGGCAGAGCGGATTGGCGGGGGAGGTCCTGCCAGAAGTGTATAGCCCGGAGCTGGATGACACGGGAGAAGCCCTGAGCTTCGTCATCCGCGTCGCCGGCGAGCCGGGCGGCCTGATGTCTGCCGTGCATGGAGTGGTGGCGGCTGTGGATCCGAATCAACCGCTTCACAACGTGATGACGATGGAGCAGCGGCTGGCGAATACCACGACCTCGCCGCGTCTCAGCACGGCCCTGTTGGGCAGCTTTGCGGCGGTCGCGCTGCTGCTCGCCGTCGTGGGCATCTACGGCGTGATGTCGTATGCGGTGACGCAACGCCGGCGCGAGATCGGCGTGCGGATGGCCTTGGGCGCGCAGAAGAGTGATGTGCTCGGTCTCGTGATCGGCGGCGGACTGCGGCTGACGCTGGCCGGGGTTGCGATCGGGCTGCTCGGGGCGTTTTCCCTGACGCGATATCTGTCGAGGCTGCTCTACTCCGTAAAAGCGACGGATCCACTGACTTTTCTTGCTGTAGCGGTGGCCCTGACGGGAGTGGCCCTACTGGCCAGCTGGCTGCCGGCTCGCCGCGCCGCAAAATTCAATCCGATGGAGGCGCTGCGCCATGAATGACCTCAGATTCGCCTTCCGCCAGTTGCTGAAAAACCCTGGCTTCACTGCTGTGGCCGTGCTCACACTCGCGCTGGGCATCGGAGCGAACACGGCCATTTTCAGCGTTGTGGATGCGGTACTGTTGCGTCCGCTCGCATATCCTGAGTCCGATCGATTGGTTTGGTTGAGCGAGCGGGGCCCCGATTGGTCGGGTGGATCCATTTCATGTCCCAATTTCACTGATTGGAGGAATCAGCAATCGGTTTTTGAAAAGTTTGGTGTTTACAGCGGTAGCAATTTTACTCTCACGGGCGCAGGCGAGCCGGTCCGGCTGGCGGGGGCGATGATGTCGTCGGATGTGTTTGCGGCCTTGCGCGTCCAACCGGAAATCGGGAGGGTTTTCGGCGAAGACGAAGACAAGCCGGGTGGCCCGCCGGTAGCCGTGATCGGCCACGCACTCTGGCAGAATCGATTTGGCGGCGATGCCGGAATTGTCAATAAAACAATCAATCTCAACGGGAAAGCTTATACAATTTTGGGAGTAATGCCGGCGGGATTTGAGTTTCCCAACAAAGTTGACGTCTGGCTGCCGGTGGGCCCTCTTTTCGCTGAGTCCAGTTGGCAGAATCGAGACAACCATCCCGGCCTGTTCGGATTGGCGCGTCTCAAACCGGGAGTCACTCTCGAAAAGGCGCGAACCGATTTGGACCTAATCGCGGTTCGCCTCGAACAACAATACCCGGAATCCAACAAGACCCGGCGGGTCCAGATCGACAGATTATTGGATAACAAAGTTGGAAACGTCCGGCGTGCGCTTTGGATTCTCCTGGGAGCGGTCACTTTTGTATTGGTGATTGCTTGCGCCAACGTCGCCAATCTTTTGCTCGCGCGCGCGGCGGCCCGAGAAAAGGAAATGGCTCTGCGCGCGGCATTGGGAGCGGGCCGATGGCGAATCACCCGACAATTGCTCGCGGAAAGCGGCTTGCTCGCGCTCCTCGGCGCGGCCACGGGTTTGCTTTTTGCCAAAGGCGGGCTCCGTACCGTAACGGCCCTGGCCGGCGATAGCATGCCGCGCGCGGCCGAAATCAGTCTTGATCCGCGGGTGCTTCTGTTCTCGGGGCTGGTGGCGGCGCTCACGGGCATCTTATTCGGCCTTGCCCCAGCCTGGCACGCGAGCCGCGTCAATTTGCAGGCCACATTAAAAGAAGCGGGGCGTGGAGCAACCGCCGGCCGCGCGGGTTTGCGACAGGGGCTTGTCATCGCGGAAGTCGCGCTGACGTTCGTTCTCCTGGTTGGGGCCGGCCTGCTGCTCCTCAGCTTTCATCGACTATTGCAGGTCAATCCCGGCTTCGTGGTTGACCGTGTTTTGACTTTTCGCATCAATCCACCTGGAGACACGTATCAAACAGACGAGCAGCAGATTCTTTTTTGCCGGGCTTTGCTCGAAAAACTTCGCGCGTTGCCCGGTGTGCAAGCCGCGAGTCTTGCCTCACAGAATTCAATTCCCCTCCACGACGGCGGTTGGGATATGCGGTTCCTGGTTGAAGGAAGAGCCGAACCGCCGCCTCATCTTCAACCCTCGTTGCAGTTTCATCTCATTGCACCGGATTACTTCCAGGCCATGGGCATTCCGCTTCTGCAAGGACGTGATTTCACGGACCAGGACAATCGAGAGCGCCTGAGGGGCGCTTCATCCGGTAATGATTGGGGCGCCGGGCTCAACTCGGTCATCATCGATGAAGAATTCGCGAAGCGCTATTGGCCCAACCAGAATCCACTCGGCCAGCGCATCCGGATTCCTTTTGGAGAACGCGAGAAACAACCGGTCGTCACCATAGTGGGCGTCGTCGGACGCATTAAAGAGAATCGCTTAAGCGAGCAAGGCGGGTTGGTGCAGGCCTATTTTCCCATGTATCAGCAACCGCTCGGGAATATGGCGGCGGTGGTCAAAACCACCAGTGAACCCGCCGCGCTGCTCAGCACGGTGCGGCGGCAAGTTGCTCAACTCGACCCGACGCTGCCCATTTTTGAAATCTCCACCTTGAAAGAAATGCGCGACCATAATGTTGCGCCGGACAGAGTTAATCTCGGTTTGATTGGCGGGTTCGCCGTTCTCGCCCTGGTGTTGGCCATCATCGGACTCTATGGCCTTCTGTCATTCACGGTCACTCAGCGTCAAAGAGAGATCGGCGTGCGCATGGCTCTGGGCGCCCAACGATTCGATGTTCTCAATTTGGTGATCGGGCAGGGGATGCGGTTGATCCTTGCCGGCGTGGTCATCGGACTTTTTGGATCATTCGCTTTGACGCGAGTTTTAGCCAGCGTGCTTTTCAACGTCGAGCCTGCCGATCCACTCACTTTTATCACCGTGACGTTTTCACTTTGCGCCGTGGCCTTGCTGGCGTGCTATATCCCGGCTCGTCGCGCCACAAAGGTCGATCCGATGGAGGCGCTAAGGTGTGAGTGAAGAGGGGCGAGGGACGAGCAACGCAGAAGGTT
This genomic interval carries:
- a CDS encoding ABC transporter permease; the protein is MNDLKFAFRQLLKNPGFTVVAVVTLALGIGANTAIFQLLNAVRLKTLPVSKPQELMEVRIVGGNPGLGISDSANAELTYPLWEQLQKRQGTFAGIFAWGSGELPVGSGVETRMTRCLWASGDFFSALGVAPVRGRLLSPEDDRRGAGPGGVVISYGFWQSEFGGEESAIGKSLTLGDRTFQVVGVTPPAFFGLEVGNQFDVALPLTTRELWWDNVLDRTDAWWLRVMGRLKSGSNLAQAAEYVKTISPGIIEATLPVGYGAGTVESYRKFQLSAFPAGTGVSQLRADYEKSLWLLFGITGLVLLIACVNLANLTLARASARAREIAVRLAVGASRARLVRQLLSESLLLAGFGAVAGAWLAHFLSRSVVWFLSTQGNRLSIDLHADWRVLAFTSAVAILTCVFFGLTPAIRSARTAPAVALSAIGRGTTGNREHLALQRGLTILQMAVSLVLLSGALLLVRSFWNLTTMRPGFRQDGVFVTRVNFARVNLPAGRRAAFKTELLDGVRSIPRVEAAALTTHVPVISGSWTMGVRVTGARGEKEGWSKVAWVSPDYFRTLEIPILTGRDISKTDTTTSPKVALVNETFVRQWLEGANPIGARVRTGAEPGYPEATYEIVGVVKDTKYGNLRNEIPPITFAPASQIPDQGTWATIVVRSSAPLPGIIAAVRRRLGEAYPAIRMETSVLKTQIREGLARERLLAWLSGFFGVLAAVLVMVGLYGLVSYTTLLRRNELGVRLALGAQRSKILWLVLRQGLKLAAIGIGVGLVGALALTHFLSSLLFDLKATDPATLILTSLLLVAVASFACWLPAQRAAKIGPMEALRYE
- a CDS encoding four helix bundle protein; the encoded protein is MSKKLKSYKDLVVWQKSLTLVKLDYQLTRSLPADERFGPVSQIQCAAESVPSNLAESHALNTTGEFIQFISNAEGSLAGLLTQLIVSIEPGFCAADGAQPLHRLIEEIQKMANALRRSLASCP
- a CDS encoding ABC transporter permease; translated protein: MQDLRFAFRQLLKNPGFTTVAVLTLALGIGANTAIFSVVNTVLLRPLPYREPDQLVQLRMDWSGKPSTLIGSATYVEVKAQSQSLARIAAYSGGDMTLTGVGSVERVVSGAVTADFFPLLGIQPALGRNFTREEDKPNGPKVAILGHGLWQSRFGGDANVLGRTITLNQQSYTVVGVLPARFQYPEQFQLWTPLALGETGGTFVAYGEGMMLLKAIARLKPGVTLQQAQTELQTIARRSQSRGPTATRGGEGDGGGEGVLTLIGLHEQVVGDVKGMLLVLLGAVALVLLIACANVANLLLTRAAARQREMAVRAALGAGRLRVARQLLTESVLLSMAGGGLGLLMAFWGVRAFGQWSGASLPVMHAIGIDAWVLAFTLGVSVITGLAFGLAPAVQAWRTDVNAALKEEGRGDTGKHRSRLRHLLVVSEVALALVLLIGAGLLLKSFSRLLDVNPGFRAEGLLTFQVNLTGEKSSPQKVNFIEQVVERLKALPGVQAAAATDTLPLTDFSRIAVADVEGRPPIDFRTAKREDVIPLSRPTVTVGYFDAMGIPLKSGRTFTSQDARPTGGSVVVNESFEKQYFPGESAIGKRIRLAASPGKTARWQTVVGIVSDVRQSGLAGEVLPEVYSPELDDTGEALSFVIRVAGEPGGLMSAVHGVVAAVDPNQPLHNVMTMEQRLANTTTSPRLSTALLGSFAAVALLLAVVGIYGVMSYAVTQRRREIGVRMALGAQKSDVLGLVIGGGLRLTLAGVAIGLLGAFSLTRYLSRLLYSVKATDPLTFLAVAVALTGVALLASWLPARRAAKFNPMEALRHE
- a CDS encoding ABC transporter permease, whose translation is MNDLRFAFRQLLKNPGFTAVAVLTLALGIGANTAIFSVVDAVLLRPLAYPESDRLVWLSERGPDWSGGSISCPNFTDWRNQQSVFEKFGVYSGSNFTLTGAGEPVRLAGAMMSSDVFAALRVQPEIGRVFGEDEDKPGGPPVAVIGHALWQNRFGGDAGIVNKTINLNGKAYTILGVMPAGFEFPNKVDVWLPVGPLFAESSWQNRDNHPGLFGLARLKPGVTLEKARTDLDLIAVRLEQQYPESNKTRRVQIDRLLDNKVGNVRRALWILLGAVTFVLVIACANVANLLLARAAAREKEMALRAALGAGRWRITRQLLAESGLLALLGAATGLLFAKGGLRTVTALAGDSMPRAAEISLDPRVLLFSGLVAALTGILFGLAPAWHASRVNLQATLKEAGRGATAGRAGLRQGLVIAEVALTFVLLVGAGLLLLSFHRLLQVNPGFVVDRVLTFRINPPGDTYQTDEQQILFCRALLEKLRALPGVQAASLASQNSIPLHDGGWDMRFLVEGRAEPPPHLQPSLQFHLIAPDYFQAMGIPLLQGRDFTDQDNRERLRGASSGNDWGAGLNSVIIDEEFAKRYWPNQNPLGQRIRIPFGEREKQPVVTIVGVVGRIKENRLSEQGGLVQAYFPMYQQPLGNMAAVVKTTSEPAALLSTVRRQVAQLDPTLPIFEISTLKEMRDHNVAPDRVNLGLIGGFAVLALVLAIIGLYGLLSFTVTQRQREIGVRMALGAQRFDVLNLVIGQGMRLILAGVVIGLFGSFALTRVLASVLFNVEPADPLTFITVTFSLCAVALLACYIPARRATKVDPMEALRCE